From one Triticum aestivum cultivar Chinese Spring chromosome 4B, IWGSC CS RefSeq v2.1, whole genome shotgun sequence genomic stretch:
- the LOC123093652 gene encoding ABC transporter G family member 45 isoform X1 translates to MMEYSREAEQASEMRVRPLPPLTHEDNRRFLEMLREKKERLGFGAEKVEVRFEELTVEADVHVGHRALPTLLNCAVNAAQKLATCSHMCTTRKKPIKVINGVSGAINPSRMTLLLGAPGSGKTTFLKALAGKLDSSLKLGGKVMYNGEEVNSSTPQYLHAYISQYDLHHAEMTVREMIDFSSKMLGTNNEFGTLGQGMGRKNGDINKVDQYLGTSMKATTFGEGSNLTTNYIIKILGLSECADTLVGDELRRGISGGQKKRATIGEMLVGLARCFFMDDISTGLDSSTTYEIVKFLQQMTHLMDLSMVMSLLQPSPETLELFDDIILLCEGQIVYHGPRENAIDCFQMMGFRCPSRKNVADFLQEVTSKMDQRQYWIGDENVYQYWPIENIAEFFYSSYLPRLAENNMTNNRGNDREIKTNANHGISRWNIFKACFSREVLLLKRNSPLHIFKTVQIIILAFVISTVFIRANMNHKTILDANKYMGSLFMAIVIANFNGMTEIAMTMKRLPTFYKQRELLALPGWALLSSIYIINLPMSLIETGLWTSLTYYVIGYSPSFVRFTQQFLVLFAMHQMSMGLYRFLAAIGRTQVMSNMLSVVILIAIYIFGGFVISKDNLQPWLQWGYWASPFTYAQNAVALNEFLDERWATELYYENAKTVGVAILKIRGLLTEWHWYWISVIILFGFSIVFNILTISALEFMNSPHNHQVKINATKINMEYKNQKVGNVNASSTQVTLPFQPLSLVFYHINYFVDMPKEMMKYGVTGKTIQLLHDVGGVFRPGVLTALMGITGAGKTTLLDVLAGRKTGGHTEGTIRIAGYPKKQEIFSRISGYCEQSDIHSPNLTVYESLQFSAWLRLPSNVKSRQRHMFIEEVIDLVELTGLKNSMVGLAGTTGLSAEQRKRLTIAVELVASPSIIFMDEPTTGLDARAAAIVMRTVRKTVDTGRTIVCTIHQPSIEIFEAFDELLLMKRGGQIIYSGSLGPLSDNMINYFQAIPGVPIIKEGQNPAAWMLDITSQSTEYTIGVDYAQIYRNSSLYINNMVLIDELGKPAPNAEDLQFPSGYWQDFRAQCMVCLWKQIYAYWKNPEHNLVRFLNTLVLSIMFGIVFWKIGSTIEQQQDIFNILGVVYGSSLFLGFMNCTILQPVVSMERVVLYREKAAGMYSTLAYVIAQMAIEMPYMLVQVVMFASIVYPMIGFQMTMCKFCWFVIYMALSLVYYTLFGMMTVALTPNLETAAGLSFLIFIFWNVFSGFIIGRELIPIWWRWAYWANPAAWTMYGLMFSQLGDRTELILMPGQANQTIKEFIEGYLGLESRYFSLVTCLHLTIIALFAFLFFIFIKQLKFQRR, encoded by the exons ATGATGGAATACAGCAGGGAGGCCGAGCAGGCGTCGGAGATGCGGGTCAGGCCACTGCCGCCGCTCACCCATGAGGACAACCGCCGATTCCTCGAGATGCTCCGCGAGAAGAAGGAAAG GCTGGGGTTCGGCGCCGAGAAGGTGGAGGTGCGGTTCGAGGAGCTGACCGTGGAGGCCGACGTGCATGTGGGCCACCGCGCGCTGCCGACGCTGCTCAACTGCGCCGTCAATGCCGCCCAG AAATTGGCAACATGTTCACACATGTGTACTACAAGAAAAAAACCCATCAAAGTCATAAATGGAGTGAGCGGGGCAATTAATCCATCACG GATGACCCTTCTTCTAGGAGCACCAGGTTCCGGGAAAACAACTTTTCTAAAAGCATTGGCAGGAAAGTTGGATTCTTCTTTGAAG CTCGGAGGAAAGGTCATGTATAATGGAGAAGAAGTGAATTCCTCAACACCTCAATACTTGCATGCATACATTAGCCAGTATGATCTTCACCATGCGGAGATGACCGTTAGAGAGATGATTGATTTCTCTTCAAAGATGTTGGGAACCAATAATGAATTTG GGACGTTGGGACAAGGAATGGGAAGGAAAAATGGAGACATTAATAAAGTGGACCAATATCTCGGCACATCTATGAAG GCTACTACCTTTGGAGAAGGAAGCAACCTTACAACAAACTATATTATCAAG ATACTTGGTTTGTCCGAGTGTGCTGATACCCTAGTGGGGGATGAGTTGAGAAGAGGCATATCAGGAGGACAAAAGAAAAgggccacaatag GAGAGATGCTAGTTGGTCTAGCAAGATGCTTCTTTATGGACGATATTTCAACAGGTCTAGATAGCTCCACTACATATGAGATTGTAAAGTTCCTCCAACAAATGACTCATCTGATGGATCTCAGCATGGTTATGTCCTTATTGCAACCATCTCCTGAGACGTTGGAATTATTTGACGACATAATTCTATTATGCGAGGGTCAAATTGTATATCATGGTCCTCGAGAAAATGCTATTGATTGTTTTCAAATGATGGGATTCAGATGCCCCAGTAGGAAGAATGTAGCCGATTTCCTTCAAGAG GTGACCTCAAAGATGGATCAAAGGCAATACTGGATTGGTGATGAAAATGTGTATCAATACTGGCCAATAGAAAATATAGCAGAATTCTTCTATTCATCTTATCTCCCTCGACTTGCAGAAAACAACATGACAAACAATAGAGGAAATGACAGGGAGATCAAAACAAACGCAAATCACGGTATCTCTAGATGGAATATTTTCAAAGCATGCTTTTCAAGGGAAGTACTGCTTCTCAAAAGAAACTCCCCACTTCATATATTCAAGACTGTACAGATAATTATTCTTGCTTTTGTCATCTCAACGGTTTTTATTCGAGCAAATATGAATCATAAGACTATACTTGATGCCAATAAGTATATGGGATCACTCTTTATGGCTATTGTGATAGCAAACTTTAATGGCATGACAGAAATTGCAATGACAATGAAGCGACTACCAACTTTCTACAAGCAAAGAGAGTTACTAGCATTGCCAGGATGGGCACTTCTTTCTTCGATTTACATCATCAACCTACCAATGTCACTTATAGAGACGGGTCTCTGGACCAGCTTAACCTACTATGTGATTGGTTACTCACCTTCCTTTGTTAG ATTCACCCAACAATTTTTGGTACTTTTTGCCATGCATCAAATGTCAATGGGCCTCTATCGTTTCTTAGCGGCAATAGGAAGGACACAAGTAATGTCCAACATGCTAAGTGTCGTAATTCTTATAGCAATCTACATATTTGGAGGCTTCGTCATATCCAAAG ATAATCTCCAACCATGGTTGCAGTGGGGGTATTGGGCATCCCCATTCACATATGCACAAAACGCAGTTGCCCTAAATGAGTTCCTTGATGAAAGATGGGCTACT GAACTTTACTATGAAAATGCTAAAACAGTTGGTGTAGCTATCCTCAAGATCAGAGGGTTGCTCACAGAGTGGCACTGGTACTGGATTTCTGTCATCATTTTATTTGGATTCTCAATTGTGTTCAACATCCTCACTATATCTGCGCTGGAGTTCATGAATT CTCCACACAATCATCAAGTTAAGATCAATGCCACGAAGATAAATATGGAGTACAAGAACCAAAAAGTTGGAAATGTCAATGCATCAAGTACCCAAGTTACCCTCCCTTTTCAGCCTCTTTCCCTTGTATTTTATCATATAAATTATTTTGTCGACATGCCAAAG GAGATGATGAAGTATGGAGTAACAGGAAAAACTATTCAGCTGCTACACGATGTGGGTGGCGTTTTTAGGCCAGGGGTGTTAACGGCGCTAATGGGGATCACAGGTGCTGGAAAGACAACGTTGCTCGATGTTTTAGCTGGAAGAAAGACTGGAGGACATACTGAAGGTACTATTAGAATAGCAGGATACccaaagaagcaggaaatattctCGAGGATCTCAGGCTATTGTGAACAGAGTGACATTCACTCCCCTAATCTCACTGTATATGAGTCACTACAGTTCTCTGCATGGCTTCGACTTCCTTCGAACGTTAAATCTCGCCAAAGACAT ATGTTCATAGAAGAAGTAATTGACCTGGTCGAATTAACTGGACTGAAGAATTCCATGGTAGGTCTCGCGGGAACAACTGGTCTTTCAGCTGAGCAGCGAAAAAGACTAACAATAGCAGTGGAGCTGGTAGCTAGTCCTTCCATTATATTTATGGACGAGCCGACCACTGGTTTGGATGCTCGTGCTGCAGCAATTGTCATGAGAACAGTCAGAAAGACAGTAGACACTGGGCGAACTATTGTCTGCACAATACACCAACCAAGCATTGAGATATTTGAAGCTTTTGATGAG CTTCTACTCATGAAAAGAGGCGGTCAGATCATATACAGTGGTTCATTAGGTCCACTATCTGACAATATGATCAACTATTTCCAG GCTATACCTGGTGTTCCTATAATAAAAGAGGGACAAAACCCAGCAGCATGGATGTTAGACATAACTTCACAATCAACGGAATATACGATTGGAGTGGACTATGCACAGATTTATCGAAACTCCTCCCTATACAT CAATAACATGGTTCTAATTGATGAGCTGGGGAAACCAGCGCCGAACGCAGAGGATCTACAATTTCCATCAGGATATTGGCAAGACTTTAGAGCACAATGCATGGTTTGCCTATGGAAGCAAATATATGCATATTGGAAAAATCCAGAACACAATCTTGTTCGGTTTCTGAACACATTGGTTCTTTCAATTATGTTTGGAATTGTATTCTGGAAAATTGGCTCAACCAT AGAACAACAACAAGACATATTCAACATACTGGGAGTTGTATATGGATCGTCACTATTTTTGGGCTTTATGAATTGCACCATATTACAACCAGTTGTATCAATGGAGAGAGTTGTTCTTTATCGAGAAAAGGCAGCGGGCATGTACTCTACATTGGCTTATGTCATAGCTCAG ATGGCAATTGAAATGCCTTACATGCTTGTCCAAGTTGTCATGTTTGCGTCAATCGTATACCCAATGATTGGGTTCCAGATGACCATGTGCAAGTTCTGTTGGTTTGTAATATACATGGCACTAAGCTTGGTGTACTACACACTCTTCGGAATGATGACAGTGGCACTGACACCTAACCTTGAGACAGCTGCCGGATtgtccttccttatcttcatattttGGAATGTCTTCTCGGGCTTTATCATCGGAAGAGAG CTGATCCCAATATGGTGGAGGTGGGCGTATTGGGCTAACCCAGCGGCATGGACAATGTATGGGCTCATGTTCTCCCAGCTGGGTGACCGAACGGAGCTGATCCTTATGCCAGGGCAGGCAAACCAGACTATTAAGGAGTTCATTGAGGGCTA
- the LOC123093652 gene encoding ABC transporter G family member 45 isoform X2, which yields MMEYSREAEQASEMRVRPLPPLTHEDNRRFLEMLREKKERLGFGAEKVEVRFEELTVEADVHVGHRALPTLLNCAVNAAQKLATCSHMCTTRKKPIKVINGVSGAINPSRMTLLLGAPGSGKTTFLKALAGKLDSSLKLGGKVMYNGEEVNSSTPQYLHAYISQYDLHHAEMTVREMIDFSSKMLGTNNEFGMGRKNGDINKVDQYLGTSMKATTFGEGSNLTTNYIIKILGLSECADTLVGDELRRGISGGQKKRATIGEMLVGLARCFFMDDISTGLDSSTTYEIVKFLQQMTHLMDLSMVMSLLQPSPETLELFDDIILLCEGQIVYHGPRENAIDCFQMMGFRCPSRKNVADFLQEVTSKMDQRQYWIGDENVYQYWPIENIAEFFYSSYLPRLAENNMTNNRGNDREIKTNANHGISRWNIFKACFSREVLLLKRNSPLHIFKTVQIIILAFVISTVFIRANMNHKTILDANKYMGSLFMAIVIANFNGMTEIAMTMKRLPTFYKQRELLALPGWALLSSIYIINLPMSLIETGLWTSLTYYVIGYSPSFVRFTQQFLVLFAMHQMSMGLYRFLAAIGRTQVMSNMLSVVILIAIYIFGGFVISKDNLQPWLQWGYWASPFTYAQNAVALNEFLDERWATELYYENAKTVGVAILKIRGLLTEWHWYWISVIILFGFSIVFNILTISALEFMNSPHNHQVKINATKINMEYKNQKVGNVNASSTQVTLPFQPLSLVFYHINYFVDMPKEMMKYGVTGKTIQLLHDVGGVFRPGVLTALMGITGAGKTTLLDVLAGRKTGGHTEGTIRIAGYPKKQEIFSRISGYCEQSDIHSPNLTVYESLQFSAWLRLPSNVKSRQRHMFIEEVIDLVELTGLKNSMVGLAGTTGLSAEQRKRLTIAVELVASPSIIFMDEPTTGLDARAAAIVMRTVRKTVDTGRTIVCTIHQPSIEIFEAFDELLLMKRGGQIIYSGSLGPLSDNMINYFQAIPGVPIIKEGQNPAAWMLDITSQSTEYTIGVDYAQIYRNSSLYINNMVLIDELGKPAPNAEDLQFPSGYWQDFRAQCMVCLWKQIYAYWKNPEHNLVRFLNTLVLSIMFGIVFWKIGSTIEQQQDIFNILGVVYGSSLFLGFMNCTILQPVVSMERVVLYREKAAGMYSTLAYVIAQMAIEMPYMLVQVVMFASIVYPMIGFQMTMCKFCWFVIYMALSLVYYTLFGMMTVALTPNLETAAGLSFLIFIFWNVFSGFIIGRELIPIWWRWAYWANPAAWTMYGLMFSQLGDRTELILMPGQANQTIKEFIEGYLGLESRYFSLVTCLHLTIIALFAFLFFIFIKQLKFQRR from the exons ATGATGGAATACAGCAGGGAGGCCGAGCAGGCGTCGGAGATGCGGGTCAGGCCACTGCCGCCGCTCACCCATGAGGACAACCGCCGATTCCTCGAGATGCTCCGCGAGAAGAAGGAAAG GCTGGGGTTCGGCGCCGAGAAGGTGGAGGTGCGGTTCGAGGAGCTGACCGTGGAGGCCGACGTGCATGTGGGCCACCGCGCGCTGCCGACGCTGCTCAACTGCGCCGTCAATGCCGCCCAG AAATTGGCAACATGTTCACACATGTGTACTACAAGAAAAAAACCCATCAAAGTCATAAATGGAGTGAGCGGGGCAATTAATCCATCACG GATGACCCTTCTTCTAGGAGCACCAGGTTCCGGGAAAACAACTTTTCTAAAAGCATTGGCAGGAAAGTTGGATTCTTCTTTGAAG CTCGGAGGAAAGGTCATGTATAATGGAGAAGAAGTGAATTCCTCAACACCTCAATACTTGCATGCATACATTAGCCAGTATGATCTTCACCATGCGGAGATGACCGTTAGAGAGATGATTGATTTCTCTTCAAAGATGTTGGGAACCAATAATGAATTTG GAATGGGAAGGAAAAATGGAGACATTAATAAAGTGGACCAATATCTCGGCACATCTATGAAG GCTACTACCTTTGGAGAAGGAAGCAACCTTACAACAAACTATATTATCAAG ATACTTGGTTTGTCCGAGTGTGCTGATACCCTAGTGGGGGATGAGTTGAGAAGAGGCATATCAGGAGGACAAAAGAAAAgggccacaatag GAGAGATGCTAGTTGGTCTAGCAAGATGCTTCTTTATGGACGATATTTCAACAGGTCTAGATAGCTCCACTACATATGAGATTGTAAAGTTCCTCCAACAAATGACTCATCTGATGGATCTCAGCATGGTTATGTCCTTATTGCAACCATCTCCTGAGACGTTGGAATTATTTGACGACATAATTCTATTATGCGAGGGTCAAATTGTATATCATGGTCCTCGAGAAAATGCTATTGATTGTTTTCAAATGATGGGATTCAGATGCCCCAGTAGGAAGAATGTAGCCGATTTCCTTCAAGAG GTGACCTCAAAGATGGATCAAAGGCAATACTGGATTGGTGATGAAAATGTGTATCAATACTGGCCAATAGAAAATATAGCAGAATTCTTCTATTCATCTTATCTCCCTCGACTTGCAGAAAACAACATGACAAACAATAGAGGAAATGACAGGGAGATCAAAACAAACGCAAATCACGGTATCTCTAGATGGAATATTTTCAAAGCATGCTTTTCAAGGGAAGTACTGCTTCTCAAAAGAAACTCCCCACTTCATATATTCAAGACTGTACAGATAATTATTCTTGCTTTTGTCATCTCAACGGTTTTTATTCGAGCAAATATGAATCATAAGACTATACTTGATGCCAATAAGTATATGGGATCACTCTTTATGGCTATTGTGATAGCAAACTTTAATGGCATGACAGAAATTGCAATGACAATGAAGCGACTACCAACTTTCTACAAGCAAAGAGAGTTACTAGCATTGCCAGGATGGGCACTTCTTTCTTCGATTTACATCATCAACCTACCAATGTCACTTATAGAGACGGGTCTCTGGACCAGCTTAACCTACTATGTGATTGGTTACTCACCTTCCTTTGTTAG ATTCACCCAACAATTTTTGGTACTTTTTGCCATGCATCAAATGTCAATGGGCCTCTATCGTTTCTTAGCGGCAATAGGAAGGACACAAGTAATGTCCAACATGCTAAGTGTCGTAATTCTTATAGCAATCTACATATTTGGAGGCTTCGTCATATCCAAAG ATAATCTCCAACCATGGTTGCAGTGGGGGTATTGGGCATCCCCATTCACATATGCACAAAACGCAGTTGCCCTAAATGAGTTCCTTGATGAAAGATGGGCTACT GAACTTTACTATGAAAATGCTAAAACAGTTGGTGTAGCTATCCTCAAGATCAGAGGGTTGCTCACAGAGTGGCACTGGTACTGGATTTCTGTCATCATTTTATTTGGATTCTCAATTGTGTTCAACATCCTCACTATATCTGCGCTGGAGTTCATGAATT CTCCACACAATCATCAAGTTAAGATCAATGCCACGAAGATAAATATGGAGTACAAGAACCAAAAAGTTGGAAATGTCAATGCATCAAGTACCCAAGTTACCCTCCCTTTTCAGCCTCTTTCCCTTGTATTTTATCATATAAATTATTTTGTCGACATGCCAAAG GAGATGATGAAGTATGGAGTAACAGGAAAAACTATTCAGCTGCTACACGATGTGGGTGGCGTTTTTAGGCCAGGGGTGTTAACGGCGCTAATGGGGATCACAGGTGCTGGAAAGACAACGTTGCTCGATGTTTTAGCTGGAAGAAAGACTGGAGGACATACTGAAGGTACTATTAGAATAGCAGGATACccaaagaagcaggaaatattctCGAGGATCTCAGGCTATTGTGAACAGAGTGACATTCACTCCCCTAATCTCACTGTATATGAGTCACTACAGTTCTCTGCATGGCTTCGACTTCCTTCGAACGTTAAATCTCGCCAAAGACAT ATGTTCATAGAAGAAGTAATTGACCTGGTCGAATTAACTGGACTGAAGAATTCCATGGTAGGTCTCGCGGGAACAACTGGTCTTTCAGCTGAGCAGCGAAAAAGACTAACAATAGCAGTGGAGCTGGTAGCTAGTCCTTCCATTATATTTATGGACGAGCCGACCACTGGTTTGGATGCTCGTGCTGCAGCAATTGTCATGAGAACAGTCAGAAAGACAGTAGACACTGGGCGAACTATTGTCTGCACAATACACCAACCAAGCATTGAGATATTTGAAGCTTTTGATGAG CTTCTACTCATGAAAAGAGGCGGTCAGATCATATACAGTGGTTCATTAGGTCCACTATCTGACAATATGATCAACTATTTCCAG GCTATACCTGGTGTTCCTATAATAAAAGAGGGACAAAACCCAGCAGCATGGATGTTAGACATAACTTCACAATCAACGGAATATACGATTGGAGTGGACTATGCACAGATTTATCGAAACTCCTCCCTATACAT CAATAACATGGTTCTAATTGATGAGCTGGGGAAACCAGCGCCGAACGCAGAGGATCTACAATTTCCATCAGGATATTGGCAAGACTTTAGAGCACAATGCATGGTTTGCCTATGGAAGCAAATATATGCATATTGGAAAAATCCAGAACACAATCTTGTTCGGTTTCTGAACACATTGGTTCTTTCAATTATGTTTGGAATTGTATTCTGGAAAATTGGCTCAACCAT AGAACAACAACAAGACATATTCAACATACTGGGAGTTGTATATGGATCGTCACTATTTTTGGGCTTTATGAATTGCACCATATTACAACCAGTTGTATCAATGGAGAGAGTTGTTCTTTATCGAGAAAAGGCAGCGGGCATGTACTCTACATTGGCTTATGTCATAGCTCAG ATGGCAATTGAAATGCCTTACATGCTTGTCCAAGTTGTCATGTTTGCGTCAATCGTATACCCAATGATTGGGTTCCAGATGACCATGTGCAAGTTCTGTTGGTTTGTAATATACATGGCACTAAGCTTGGTGTACTACACACTCTTCGGAATGATGACAGTGGCACTGACACCTAACCTTGAGACAGCTGCCGGATtgtccttccttatcttcatattttGGAATGTCTTCTCGGGCTTTATCATCGGAAGAGAG CTGATCCCAATATGGTGGAGGTGGGCGTATTGGGCTAACCCAGCGGCATGGACAATGTATGGGCTCATGTTCTCCCAGCTGGGTGACCGAACGGAGCTGATCCTTATGCCAGGGCAGGCAAACCAGACTATTAAGGAGTTCATTGAGGGCTA